A section of the Jaculus jaculus isolate mJacJac1 chromosome 6, mJacJac1.mat.Y.cur, whole genome shotgun sequence genome encodes:
- the Iqsec1 gene encoding IQ motif and SEC7 domain-containing protein 1 isoform X6, translating to MASRRRCFVEGEAPSSETATSLDSPSAYHQGPLVPSSSLSPDHYEHPSVGAYGLYSGPGPQQRTRRPRLQHSTSVLRKQAEEEAIKRSRSLSESYELSSDLQDKQVEMLERKYGGRLVTRHAARTIQTAFRQYQMNKNFERLRSSMSENRMSRRIVLSNMRMQFSFEGPEKVHSSYFEGKQVSVTNDGSQLGALVPSECGDLGESTLKSPAPSSDFADAITELEDAFSRQVKSLAESIDDALNCRSLHGEEVPTPDIACSRDTEPKPGLHGMDHHKLDEMTASYSDVTLYIDEEELSPPLPLSQAGDRPSSTESDLRLRAGAVAQDYWALAHKDDKADTDTSCRSTPSLERPEPRLRVEHLPLLTIEPPSDSSVDLSDRSDRGSLKRQSAYERGLGGQQGSPKHGPHSGPPKGLPREEPELRPRPSRPLESHLAINGSANRQSKSESDYSDGDNDSINSTSNSNDTINCSSESSSRDSLREQTLSKQTYHKETRNSWDSPAFSNDVIRKRHYRIGLNLFNKKPEKGVQYLIERGFVPDTPVGVAHFLLQRKGLSRQMIGEFLGNRQKQFNRDVLDCVVDEMDFSAMELDEALRKFQAHIRVQGEAQKVERLIEAFSQRYCVCNPGVVRQFRNPDTIFILAFAIILLNTDMYSPNVKPERKMKLEDFVKNLRGVDDGEDIPREMLTGIYERIRKRELKTNEDHVSQVQKVEQLIVGKKPIGSLHHGLGCVLSLPHRRLVCYCRLFEVPDPSKPQKLGLHQREIFLFNDLLVVTKIFQKKKNSVTYSFRQSFSLCGMQVLLFENQHYPNGIRLTSAVPGADIKVLINFNAPNPQDRKKFTDDLRESVAEVQEMEKHRIESELEKQKGVVRPSMSQCSSLKKESGNGTLSRACLDDSYASGEGLKRSALSSSLRDLSEAGKRGRRSSAGSLESNVEGSIISSPHMRRRATSTRECPSRPPQPMPNSSSLLGSLFGSRRGKPPPQTHPPSAPPPLPPHAHHPGPSEGPQVHGHHAQYCHVQQNPPPYHHHHHYHPPPHLQHTHQYHHGPHGGHSPYGAHTHSHPPLPTAHAGHVGHAGHSAHHHGQPPAPPPSTSSKAKPSGISTVV from the exons TGTTGAGGGTGAGGCTCCCAGCAGTGAGACTGCCACGTCGCTGGACAGTCCCTCAGCTTACCACCAGGGCCCCTTGGTGCCCAGTTCCAGCCTGAGCCCAGACCACTACGAACACCCTTCGGTGGGCGCCTATGGGCTGTACTCTGGGCCAGGGCCACAGCAGCGCACACGAAGGCCCCGACTTCAGCACTCGACCTCTGTCCTGCGCAAGCAGGCTGAGGAGGAGGCCATCAAGCGCTCCCGGTCGCTCTCTGAGAGCTATGAGCTCTCCTCGGATCTGCAGGACAAGCAG GTGGAGATGCTAGAACGCAAGTATGGGGGGCGCCTCGTGACCCGCCATGCGGCCCGCACCATCCAGACAGCATTCCGCCAATATCAGATGAACAAGAACTTTGAGCGCCTGCGCAGCTCCATGTCAGAGAACCGCATGTCGCGCCGCATTGTGCTGTCCAACATGAGGATGCAGTTCTCCTTCGAGGGCCCAGAGAAAGTGCACAGCTCCTACTTTGAGGGCAAGCAGGTCTCAGTGACCAATGACGGCTcccagctgggggccctggtgcccTCTGAGTGTGGAGACCTTGGCGAGTCCACCCTCaagtctccagccccctccagtgACTTTGCAGATGCCATCACAGAGCTGGAGGATGCCTTCTCCAGGCAGGTGAAGTCGCTGGCCGAGTCCATCGATGATGCTCTCAACTGCCGCAGCCTTCATGGCGAGGAGGTGCCAACCCCAGACATCGCGTGCTCACGGGACACCGAGCCCAAGCCAGGCCTTCACGGCATGGACCACCACAAGCTGGATGAAATGACAGCCTCGTACAGCGATGTCACCTTGTACATTGATGAGGAAGAGCTGTCACCCCCTCTGCCGCTCTCACAGGCTGGGGACCGGCCTTCTAGCACTGAGTCGGACCTGCGACTACGGGCTGGGGCCGTGGCGCAGGACTACTGGGCCCTGGCCCATAAGGACGACAAAGCTGACACAGACACCAGCTGCCGGAGCACACCGTCCCTGGAGCGGCCGGAGCCGCGGCTGCGGGTGGAGCACCTTCCCTTGCTCACCATCGAGCCACCCAGTGACAGCTCTGTGGACCTCAGTGACCGCTCAGACCGCGgctcactcaagaggcagagtgcCTATGAGCGTGGCCTCGGTGGGCAGCAGGGCAGCCCAAAGCACGGCCCTCACAGTGGACCCCCCAAGGGTCTCCCACGGGAGGAGCCCGAGTTGCGGCCCCGGCCCTCCAGACCCCTCGAGAGCCACTTGGCCATCAACGGCTCCGCCAACCGGCAGAGCAAGTCTGAGTCAGACTACTCAGACGGGGACAATGACAGCATCAATAGCACGTCTAACTCCAATGACACCATCAACTGCAGCTCTGAGTCCTCCTCGCGGGACAGCCTGAGGGAACAGACACTTAGCAAGCAGACATACCATAAGGAGACCCGCAACAGCTGGGACTCCCCAGCCTTCAGCAACGATGTCATCCGCAAGAGGCATTACCGCATTGGCCTgaacctcttcaacaa GAAGCCTGAGAAGGGTGTCCAGTACCTCATTGAACGTGGCTTCGTGCCTGACACACCAGTGGGGGTGGCCCACTTCCTGCTGCAGCGCAAGGGTCTGAGCCGCCAAATGATCGGCGAGTTCCTGGGCAACCGGCAGAAGCAGTTCAACCGAGATGTGCTTGA CTGTGTGGTGGACGAGATGGATTTCTCTGCCATGGAGCTGGATGAGGCCCTCCGCAAGTTCCAGGCGCACATCCGAGTCCAAGGGGAGGCTCAGAAGGTGGAGCGGCTCATCGAGGCATTCAG CCAGCGGTATTGTGTCTGCAACCCTGGGGTGGTGCGGCAGTTCCGGAACCCAGACACCATCTTCATCCTGGCCTTTGCTATCATCCTGCTCAACACAGACATGTACAGCCCCAATGTCAAGCCTGAGCGCAAGATGAAGCTGGAGGACTTCGTCAAGAACCTCCGAG GTGTGGACGATGGCGAGGACATTCCCCGGGAGATGCTAACTGGCATCTACGAGCGGATCCGCAAGCGGGAGCTGAAGACCAATGAGGACCACGTGTCCCAGGTGCAGAAGGTGGAGCAACTCATCGTGGGCAAGAAGCCG ATCGGATCCCTGCACCATGGGCTTGGCTGT GTGCTGTCCCTGCCTCACCGGCGGCTGGTCTGCTACTGCCGGCTCTTTGAGGTTCCAGATCCCAGTAAGCCCCAGAAACTGGGACTGCACCAGCGAGAGATCTTCCTGTTCAATGACCTCCTGGTG GtcaccaagatcttccagaagaAGAAGAACTCAGTGACGTACAGCTTCCGGCAGTCCTTCTCCCTGTGCGGCATGCAGGTCTTGCTCTTCGAGAACCAAC ACTACCCCAATGGCATCCGGCTGACGTCTGCTGTCCCTGGAGCAGACATCAAGGTGCTAATAAACTTCAACGCTCCCAACCCTCAGGACCGGAAGAAGTTCACTGATGACCTGAGGGAGTCTGTTGCTGAGGTGCAGGAAATGGAGAAGCACCGGATAGAGT CGGAATTGGAGAAGCAAAAGGGTGTTGTCCGGCCCAGCATGTCACAGTGCTCCAGCCTTAAAAAGGAGTCAGGCAACGGGACACTGAGCCGGGCCTGCCTGGATGACAGCTATGCCAGTGGTGAGGGCCTTAAGCGCAGCGCCCTCAGCAGCTCTCTCCGTGACCTCTCAGAAGCGG GGAAGCGAGGGCGTCGCAGCAGTGCGGGATCGCTAGAGAGCAATGTGGAA GGATCCATCATTAGCAGTCCTCACATGCGCCGGAGAGCAACATCAACACGAGAGTGTCCATCTCGCCCCCCTCAGCCCATGCcaaactcttcctccctcctgggCTCCTTGTTTGGGAGCAGGAGAGGGAAGCCCCCTCCCCAGACCCATCCACCTTCGGCCCCTCCCCCGCTGCCCCCCCATGCCCACCACCCGGGGCCCTCGGAGGGCCCACAGGTGCATGGGCACCACGCGCAGTACTGCCACGTGCAGCAGAACCCACccccctaccaccaccaccaccactaccacccgCCCCCTCACCTGCAGCACACTCACCAGTACCACCACGGCCCCCACGGCGGGCATTCCCCATACGGTGCCCACACGCACAGCCACCCACCGCTGCCCACAGCTCACGCTGGCCATGTGGGGCATGCAGGGCATTCAGCGCACCACCACGGGCAGCCCCCTGCTCCACCACCCTCCACCAGCAGCAAGGCAAAACCCAGCGGCATCAGCACAGTGGTGTAA
- the Iqsec1 gene encoding IQ motif and SEC7 domain-containing protein 1 isoform X7 codes for MLERKYGGRLVTRHAARTIQTAFRQYQMNKNFERLRSSMSENRMSRRIVLSNMRMQFSFEGPEKVHSSYFEGKQVSVTNDGSQLGALVPSECGDLGESTLKSPAPSSDFADAITELEDAFSRQVKSLAESIDDALNCRSLHGEEVPTPDIACSRDTEPKPGLHGMDHHKLDEMTASYSDVTLYIDEEELSPPLPLSQAGDRPSSTESDLRLRAGAVAQDYWALAHKDDKADTDTSCRSTPSLERPEPRLRVEHLPLLTIEPPSDSSVDLSDRSDRGSLKRQSAYERGLGGQQGSPKHGPHSGPPKGLPREEPELRPRPSRPLESHLAINGSANRQSKSESDYSDGDNDSINSTSNSNDTINCSSESSSRDSLREQTLSKQTYHKETRNSWDSPAFSNDVIRKRHYRIGLNLFNKKPEKGVQYLIERGFVPDTPVGVAHFLLQRKGLSRQMIGEFLGNRQKQFNRDVLDCVVDEMDFSAMELDEALRKFQAHIRVQGEAQKVERLIEAFSQRYCVCNPGVVRQFRNPDTIFILAFAIILLNTDMYSPNVKPERKMKLEDFVKNLRGVDDGEDIPREMLTGIYERIRKRELKTNEDHVSQVQKVEQLIVGKKPIGSLHHGLGCVLSLPHRRLVCYCRLFEVPDPSKPQKLGLHQREIFLFNDLLVVTKIFQKKKNSVTYSFRQSFSLCGMQVLLFENQHYPNGIRLTSAVPGADIKVLINFNAPNPQDRKKFTDDLRESVAEVQEMEKHRIESELEKQKGVVRPSMSQCSSLKKESGNGTLSRACLDDSYASGEGLKRSALSSSLRDLSEAGIHH; via the exons ATGCTAGAACGCAAGTATGGGGGGCGCCTCGTGACCCGCCATGCGGCCCGCACCATCCAGACAGCATTCCGCCAATATCAGATGAACAAGAACTTTGAGCGCCTGCGCAGCTCCATGTCAGAGAACCGCATGTCGCGCCGCATTGTGCTGTCCAACATGAGGATGCAGTTCTCCTTCGAGGGCCCAGAGAAAGTGCACAGCTCCTACTTTGAGGGCAAGCAGGTCTCAGTGACCAATGACGGCTcccagctgggggccctggtgcccTCTGAGTGTGGAGACCTTGGCGAGTCCACCCTCaagtctccagccccctccagtgACTTTGCAGATGCCATCACAGAGCTGGAGGATGCCTTCTCCAGGCAGGTGAAGTCGCTGGCCGAGTCCATCGATGATGCTCTCAACTGCCGCAGCCTTCATGGCGAGGAGGTGCCAACCCCAGACATCGCGTGCTCACGGGACACCGAGCCCAAGCCAGGCCTTCACGGCATGGACCACCACAAGCTGGATGAAATGACAGCCTCGTACAGCGATGTCACCTTGTACATTGATGAGGAAGAGCTGTCACCCCCTCTGCCGCTCTCACAGGCTGGGGACCGGCCTTCTAGCACTGAGTCGGACCTGCGACTACGGGCTGGGGCCGTGGCGCAGGACTACTGGGCCCTGGCCCATAAGGACGACAAAGCTGACACAGACACCAGCTGCCGGAGCACACCGTCCCTGGAGCGGCCGGAGCCGCGGCTGCGGGTGGAGCACCTTCCCTTGCTCACCATCGAGCCACCCAGTGACAGCTCTGTGGACCTCAGTGACCGCTCAGACCGCGgctcactcaagaggcagagtgcCTATGAGCGTGGCCTCGGTGGGCAGCAGGGCAGCCCAAAGCACGGCCCTCACAGTGGACCCCCCAAGGGTCTCCCACGGGAGGAGCCCGAGTTGCGGCCCCGGCCCTCCAGACCCCTCGAGAGCCACTTGGCCATCAACGGCTCCGCCAACCGGCAGAGCAAGTCTGAGTCAGACTACTCAGACGGGGACAATGACAGCATCAATAGCACGTCTAACTCCAATGACACCATCAACTGCAGCTCTGAGTCCTCCTCGCGGGACAGCCTGAGGGAACAGACACTTAGCAAGCAGACATACCATAAGGAGACCCGCAACAGCTGGGACTCCCCAGCCTTCAGCAACGATGTCATCCGCAAGAGGCATTACCGCATTGGCCTgaacctcttcaacaa GAAGCCTGAGAAGGGTGTCCAGTACCTCATTGAACGTGGCTTCGTGCCTGACACACCAGTGGGGGTGGCCCACTTCCTGCTGCAGCGCAAGGGTCTGAGCCGCCAAATGATCGGCGAGTTCCTGGGCAACCGGCAGAAGCAGTTCAACCGAGATGTGCTTGA CTGTGTGGTGGACGAGATGGATTTCTCTGCCATGGAGCTGGATGAGGCCCTCCGCAAGTTCCAGGCGCACATCCGAGTCCAAGGGGAGGCTCAGAAGGTGGAGCGGCTCATCGAGGCATTCAG CCAGCGGTATTGTGTCTGCAACCCTGGGGTGGTGCGGCAGTTCCGGAACCCAGACACCATCTTCATCCTGGCCTTTGCTATCATCCTGCTCAACACAGACATGTACAGCCCCAATGTCAAGCCTGAGCGCAAGATGAAGCTGGAGGACTTCGTCAAGAACCTCCGAG GTGTGGACGATGGCGAGGACATTCCCCGGGAGATGCTAACTGGCATCTACGAGCGGATCCGCAAGCGGGAGCTGAAGACCAATGAGGACCACGTGTCCCAGGTGCAGAAGGTGGAGCAACTCATCGTGGGCAAGAAGCCG ATCGGATCCCTGCACCATGGGCTTGGCTGT GTGCTGTCCCTGCCTCACCGGCGGCTGGTCTGCTACTGCCGGCTCTTTGAGGTTCCAGATCCCAGTAAGCCCCAGAAACTGGGACTGCACCAGCGAGAGATCTTCCTGTTCAATGACCTCCTGGTG GtcaccaagatcttccagaagaAGAAGAACTCAGTGACGTACAGCTTCCGGCAGTCCTTCTCCCTGTGCGGCATGCAGGTCTTGCTCTTCGAGAACCAAC ACTACCCCAATGGCATCCGGCTGACGTCTGCTGTCCCTGGAGCAGACATCAAGGTGCTAATAAACTTCAACGCTCCCAACCCTCAGGACCGGAAGAAGTTCACTGATGACCTGAGGGAGTCTGTTGCTGAGGTGCAGGAAATGGAGAAGCACCGGATAGAGT CGGAATTGGAGAAGCAAAAGGGTGTTGTCCGGCCCAGCATGTCACAGTGCTCCAGCCTTAAAAAGGAGTCAGGCAACGGGACACTGAGCCGGGCCTGCCTGGATGACAGCTATGCCAGTGGTGAGGGCCTTAAGCGCAGCGCCCTCAGCAGCTCTCTCCGTGACCTCTCAGAAGCGG GGATCCATCATTAG